tgAGCATCGATTGAGGCCATCGCGGCACGTCAATGGGTAGGGAGAGCATCGATTGAGCTCATCAACAGGCCATCTATGCTGTGACGGCGCCGCTAGATGTCGCGGGCAGTGAAGCGACGCCGCGAAGCCTGGACGTGCGTGGCCTTGCAGACGCACCCGAGGCACTACCACCATGCCATGGAATCGAGGCCCGGAAGGAGACGATGAAACCCGTGATGCCAGTAATCCATGTCACTGTCAATAgctggcgccgtcgtcccggGTGTTCCTAACGAGGATGCATTATTATCCcagcgcagcggcaccaccaaccaccgCCCCTTCCTTGCCCCGACATCGGGAGCCGTCTGTCGCCGGGAAGCCGCAACCGCCTCCATCCGACCAGCGACGCTCCCAGTCTGTCCCATCATTTCTTCCACTTCTCCCCATTGCTCGCCATTCGACAGCACGAGCCTATTACCCAGCCATTACCAGATGAAAACCCTCCACCCCGCACACATTGCTCTTTTCTCACCCACCCCGTGCCCCCGTCCAGTACTGCACAGCAGCTGCTCGGGGAGCAACAGGCGGGCTCGTGGATTCTCTTTACGTACCTCCATCCTCTTGGGTGCTAGGTCGGTCGGCAGCTATTATGTTTCGAATTTGCCCATtggcccgccagcgcggTCCGCCCGACTCCACTGCGCCTGGGGGCTCATGGGTGGCCATCAATCCGGCGGTCGGTTCCAGTTGATGACAGCGACAGCACGGCACCTGCGAAAGCCGCTGTGGCAGGCCTACCAGTGCCCGTTTGCGGCGGGCAGTCGCCTTAGTCATCAGCTGTCCAGGACTCCTGCGGTCCACTGCGCGCAACTGTCGTTTCCGCGGTTGAGGTGCCCGCCCACCTGAGATGACAGAACACTACAGTGGTGCaagcgctgccgccgccgccgccgccgccatcccccGTGCATGCGCGAGCAGGCGCCGAAATCCAAACGCGGGCTCCAACGGGTGACAGAGCCggacgtcggcgggcagccgccgcccacggcctgGCACGGCTCTCCAACTTTACCTCACGCTACggagtacttcgtagctACGTACCCGATTTcctcccgcgcccgcgcccacacttcctctctttctctttcctctcctctcccacCCCACGACAAATCCTATTCCTCGTCAACACTCCCCGTGCAACCCCACGactcttcgtcgtcgtcgcttcCGCTCGCACGCCCTCTCCGCTCTTCTCACAGGCCCCCTTCTTCGCCCGCAATGGCCGCATCGATTGTCTGCTCGTccctgcgcgcggccgcccggcccgccgccatgcgcctcgccgccccctgccgcgccgctgccgcggctaCGCCGTTCCGCCGCTTCACCACCTCCCGCATGAGTGCGTTGCTCCCTGTTTCCTCGTTCTATCCGCCTCTCCAGCTCCTTTTCCCACGGAGTCCAATTGCATTGGCCCTTGAGGCCTGTATGATCGGCGACCGAGGACAACGCgcaggaggacgaggaatCAAACAGCAGCTAGCTAACCCGTGAGTGCGCCAGGCCTCGTCCGCAAGTACACCAAGGACCACGAGTGGGTGGACCtgtcggccgacggcaagacgggcgTCATCGGCATCTCGACGTAcgcggccgagcagctcggcgacgtggtcTACGTggagctgcccgaggcccCCGCCTCCGACTTCGTCGACCagggcgacgccatcggcgccgtcgagtcgGTCAAGAGCGCCTCGGACATCAACGCCCCCGTCCGCTgcaaggtcgtcgccgccaaccagCTGCTCGAAGAGAAGCCCGCCACCATCAACCAGGTCCCCGAGGACgacagcaacggcggcggctggat
The genomic region above belongs to Purpureocillium takamizusanense chromosome 5, complete sequence and contains:
- the GCV3 gene encoding glycine cleavage system H-protein subunit (BUSCO:EOG09264SUZ~COG:E~EggNog:ENOG503P4M7) yields the protein MREQAPKSKRGLQRVTEPDVGGQPPPTAWHGSPTLPHATEYFVATYPISSRARAHTSSLSLSSPLPPHDKSYSSSTLPVQPHDSSSSSLPLARPLRSSHRPPSSPAMAASIVCSSLRAAARPAAMRLAAPCRAAAAATPFRRFTTSRMSLVRKYTKDHEWVDLSADGKTGVIGISTYAAEQLGDVVYVELPEAPASDFVDQGDAIGAVESVKSASDINAPVRCKVVAANQLLEEKPATINQVPEDDSNGGGWIVRVEVDEEGARQVGELMDAEAYKAFIEE